One window of the Colletotrichum destructivum chromosome 4, complete sequence genome contains the following:
- a CDS encoding Putative NADH:ubiquinone oxidoreductase, 75kDa subunit, molybdopterin oxidoreductase, which translates to MLRHTLARSAWRTGKQAANASRTFATTARRNAEVELTVDGKKVSVEAGSALIQACEKAGVTIPRYCYHEKLAIAGNCRMCLVEVERAPKPVASCAWPVQPGMVVKTNSPITHKAREGVMEFLLANHPLDCPICDQGGECDLQDQSMRYGGDRGRFHEVGGKRAVEDKNIGPLIKTSMNRCIHCTRCVRFSNDVAGAPEMGSFGRGNDIQIGTYLEQNLDSELSGNVIDLCPVGALTSKPYAFRARPWELKHSESIDVLDGLGSNIRVDSRGLEVMRILPRLNDDVNEEWINDKTRFACDGLKSQRLTMPLIRREGKFEPADWEQALTEISNAYHHLQPKSNEFKVIAGELTEVESLVAMKDLANKLGSENLALDMPSGSKPIAHGVDVRSNYLFNSKIYGIEEADAILIVGSNPRHEAAVLNARIRKQWLRSDLEIGVVGETWDSTFEFEHLGLDHASLKQALAGPFGKKLQSAKRPMIIVGSGVTDHVDAKAFYETIGAFVDKNAANFITPEWNGYNVLQRAASRAGAFEVGFVTPSTEVAETAPKFVWLLGADEISEKDIPKNAFVVYQGHHGDRGAQIADVVLPGAAYTEKAGTYINTEGRVQMTRAATSLPGAARTDWKIIRAVSEFLGAPLPYDDVAQLRDRMVEVSPALAAYDVVEPVALQQLSKVQLVDQNKGSKASGTPLKKVIDNFYFTDVISRSSPTMARCSAAKATGNPKTNFMAPGMEEDRPMGQIAYGA; encoded by the exons ATGCTGCGGCATACTCTAGCACGTTCGGCTTGGCGGACTGGCAAGCAGGCCGCCAATGCCTCACGAACCTTTGCTACCACAGCTCGCAGGAACGCCGAAGTTGAGCTCACAGTTG ACGGAAAGAAGGTGTCAGTCGAAG CCGGCTCCGCCCTGATTCAAGCTTGCGAAAAGGCAGGCGTCACAATCCCCAG ATATTGCTACCATGA AAAGCTCGCGATTGCCGGTAACTGCCGTATGTGCTTGGTCGAAGTCGAGCGCGCCCCGAAGCCCGTAGCCTCCTGCGCATGGCCCGTCCAGCCCGGTATGGTCGTCAAGACCAACTCCCCTATCACACACAAGGCCCGTGAGGGTGTCATGGaattcctcctcgccaaccaTCCTCTTGACTGCCCTATCTGCGACCAGGGTGGTGAGTGCGATCTCCAGGACCAGTCGATGCGGTACGGTGGCGACCGTGGCCGTTTCCACGAAGTCGGTGGCAAGCgtgccgtcgaggacaagaaCATCGGCCCCCTCATCAAGACCTCTATGAACAGATGTATCCACTGCACACGATGCGTTCGTTTCTCGAACGACGTTGCCGGCGCCCCCGAGATGGGCTCTTTTGGCCGTGGCAACGACATCCAGATCGGTACCTACCTCGAGCAGAACCTTGACTCCGAGCTCTCCGGCAACGTCATCGATCTTTGCCCCGTCGGTGCCCTCACTTCCAAGCCTTACGCTTTCCGCGCGAGACCCTGGGAGCTGAAGCACTCCGAGTCCATCGACGTTCTCGACGGCTTGGGATCCAACATCCGCGTCGACTCCCGTGGCCTCGAGGTCATGCGTATCCTGCCCAGActcaacgacgacgtcaaCGAGGAGTGGATCAACGACAAGACCCGTTTCGCCTGTGATGGACTGAAGTCCCAGAGATTGaccatgcccttgatccgCCGTGAGGGCAAGTTTGAGCCCGCCGACTGGGAGCAGGCCCTCACCGAGATCTCCAACGCCTACCACCACCTCCAGCCCAAGTCCAACGAGTTCAAGGTCATTGCTGGTGAGCTGACCGAGGTCGAGTCTCTGGTTGCCATGAAGGACCTTGCCAACAAGCTGGGCTCCGAGAACCTGGCTCTTGATATGCCCTCTGGAAGCAAGCCCATCGCCCACGGTGTCGACGTCCGCTCCAACTACCTGTTTAACTCCAAGATCTACGGTATTGAGGAGGCTGATGCCATCCTGATTGTCGGCAGCAACCCCCGCCACGAGGCCGCTGTCCTCAACGCCCGTATCCGCAAGCAATGGCTTCGCTCTGACCTCGAAATCGGTGTTGTTGGCGAGACGTGGGACTCCACATTCGAGTTCGAGCACCTCGGTCTTGACCACGCCTCTTTGAAGCAGGCTCTTGCCGGTCCCTTTGGCAAGAAGCTGCAGTCTGCCAAGCGCCCTATGATCATCGTGGGCTCTGGTGTCACTGACCACGTTGACGCCAAGGCCTTCTACGAGACCATTGGTGCCTTCGTTGACAAGAACGCTGCCAACTTTATCACTCCCGAGTGGAACGGATACAACGTTCTCCAGAGAGCTGCTTCCCGCGCTGGTGCCTTCGAGGTCGGTTTCGTCACTCCCTCCACCGAGGTTGCCGAGACCGCCCCCAAGTTTGTCTGGCTTCTTGGTGCCGATGAGATCTCCGAGAAGGACATCCCCAAGAATGCCTTCGTCGTCTACCAGGGCCACCACGGTGACCGCGGTGCCCAGATCGCCGACGTCGTTCTCCCTGGCGCTGCCTACACCGAGAAGGCTGGCACGTACATCAACACCGAGGGCCGTGTCCAGATGACCCGTGCCGCCACTTCTCTCCCTGGCGCTGCCCGTACGGACTGGAAGATCATCCGTGCCGTCAGCGAGTTCCTCGGCGCCCCTCTGCCCTATGACGACGTTGCTCAGCTCCGCGACAGAATGGTTGAGGTCAgcccggccttggcggcttACGATGTGGTTGAGCCCGTCGCTCTGCAGCAGCTGAGCAAGGTTcagctcgtcgaccagaACAAGGGCTCTAAGGCCAGCGGCACCCCCTTGAAGAAGGTCATCGACAACTTCTACTTCACAGACGTCATCTCAAGAAG CTCACCGACCATGGCCCGCTGCTCCGCAGCCAAGGCCACTGGCAACCCCAAGACCAACTTCATGGCGCCAGGCATGGAGGAGGACAGGCCGATGGGTCAGATTGCGTACGGGGCATGA
- a CDS encoding Putative protein adenylyltransferase SelO produces MAAQLSNGSATPKPASAGRGLSIGNLPKTWTYTSSLPPDSLFPTPADSHKTPRDQIAPRGVRNAAFTWVRPETAEDPELLAVSPAAMRDIGIQEGDEKTEEFRQTVAGNRLHGWDEEKLEGGYPWAQCYGGFQFGQWAGQLGDGRAISLFETRNPDTNVRYELQLKGAGMTPYSRFADGKAVLRSSIREFVVSEALHALKIPSTRALSLTLLPKSKVRRETVEPGAIVLRFAQSWIRLGNFDLPRARGDRAMIRTLATYVAEDVLGGWETLPARLENPDKPGECLEPARGVPATDVQGPEDSAENRFTRLFREVARRNALTVAKWQAYGFMNGVLNTDNTSIMGLSIDFGPFAFMDNFDPAYTPNHDDHLLRYSYRNQPTIIWWNLVRFGEAMGELLGAGAGVDEDAFVNNGVEESESETLIGRAEKLIMQVGEEYKAVFMAEYKRLMTQRLGLKNFKESDFDELFSNLLDTMETHELDFNHFFRRLSSVKLSDIADEEARRETAARFFHAEGAAGGENKGRADIGAWLGKWRARAVEDWGEDASQDVEREKAMKAVNPNFVPRGWVLDEIIKRVEKDGERDVLRRVMQMALHPFEDSWDGKNIEGQEYKGDKAEEERWVGDVPKLKRAIQCSCSS; encoded by the coding sequence ATGGCCGCCCAACTCTCCAACGGGTCGGCAACACCCAAGCCCGCAtccgccggccgcggccttTCGATAGGAAACCTTCCCAAGACATGGACCTACACATCGTCCCTGCCACCTGATTCCCTCTTCCCGACCCCGGCCGACTCCCACAAGACCCCTCGCGACCAGATTGCCCCGCGCGGCGTCCGCAATGCCGCCTTCACATGGGTCCGCCCCGAGACCGCTGAGGACCCCGAACTCCTCGCCGTCAGTCCTGCTGCCATGCGCGACATTGGCATCCAGGAAGGtgacgagaagacggaggagTTCCGCCAGACCGTTGCTGGGAACAGGCTACACGGCTgggacgaggagaagctcgagggAGGATACCCATGGGCGCAGTGCTACGGCGGGTTTCAGTTCGGGCAGTGGGCCGGCCAGCTCGGTGACGGTCGCGCCATCTCGCTGTTCGAGACAAGGAACCCCGACACCAATGTGCGATATGAGCTGCAGCTGAAAGGCGCAGGCATGACGCCGTACTCGCGGTTCGCCGACGGTAAAGCTGTTCTGCGGTCAAGTATCCGCGAGTTTGTGGTTTCTGAGGCGCTCCATGCGCTCAAGATTCCAAGCACGCGCGCGTTGTCTCTGACGCTGTTGCCCAAGTCCAAGGTCAGGCGTGAGACTGTCGAGCCGGGTGCGATCGTGCTGCGGTTCGCGCAGTCATGGATCCGTCTAGGAAACTTTGATCTCCCCCGCGCAAGGGGTGACCGTGCTATGATCCGTACCCTGGCGACATACGTTGCCGAAGACGTCCTCGGTGGCTGGGAAACACTCCCCGCGCGCCTCGAGAACCCAGACAAGCCCGGCGAGTGCCTCGAACCCGCCCGCGGCGTCCCCGCGACAGACGTCCAGGGCCCCGAGGACTCGGCCGAAAACCGCTTCACCCGGCTCTTCCGCGAGGTCGCTCGCCGCAACGCTCTAACGGTCGCGAAGTGGCAAGCTTATGGCTTTATGAATGGCGTGCTGAACACGGACAACACTTCCATCATGGGCCTGAGCATCGACTTTGGCCCCTTCGCCTTCATGGACAACTTCGACCCGGCTTACACGCCAAACCACGACGACCACCTCCTGCGGTACAGCTACCGCAACCAGCCAACCATCATCTGGTGGAACCTGGTGCGCTTCGGCGAGGCGATgggcgagcttctcggcgccggtgccggcgtggacgaggatgcgTTCGTCAACAACGGAGTTGAAGAGAGCGAGTCCGAGACCCTCATCGGGCGGGCTGAGAAGCTCATCATGCAGGTTGGCGAGGAGTACAAGGCGGTCTTCATGGCGGAGTACAAGCGCCTCATGACGCAGCGTCTGGGGCTCAAGAACTTCAAGGAGAGCGACTTCGACGAGCTCTTCAGCAACTTGCTGGACACGATGGAGACGCACGAGCTGGACTTCAACCACTTCTTCCGCCGCCTGAGCTCCGTCAAGCTGTCGGACATcgcagacgaggaggcccgCCGCGAGACGGCTGCGCGCTTCTTCCACGCCGAGGGCGCTGCGGGCGGCGAGAACAAGGGCCGCGCGGACATTGGCGCATGGCTGGGCAAGtggcgcgcgcgcgccgtcgaggactgGGGCGAGGACGCCTCCCAGGATGTTGAGCGCGAGAAGGCTATGAAGGCGGTCAACCCTAACTTTGTGCCGCGCGGCTGGGTGCTTGATGAGATTATCAAGCGGGTGGAGAAGGATGGAGAGAGGGATGTGCTGAGGCGGGTGATGCAGATGGCGCTGCATCCCTTTGAGGACAGCTGGGATGGCAAGAATATTGAGGGACAGGAGTATAAGGGAGacaaggcggaggaggagcgaTGGGTTGGGGATGTGCCTAAGTTGAAGAGAGCTATCCAGTGTAGCTGCAGCTCTTAG
- a CDS encoding Putative aldo/keto reductase, aldo-keto reductase, NADP-dependent oxidoreductase, with product MNSILSTFTPDASGTPPKQTDYIPWLKLNDGNKIPMLAYGLGTANYKSGGASFDDKIVDYTVQAIKVGYRHLDGAEVYGNEEELGAAIKKAGVPREKLFVTTKISGTKKQDTEESFKRSLEKLGLEYVDLYLIHAPFFADSDEELQQKWADLEAIKESGRAKSIGVSNFLQPHLEAILKTAKIPPAINQIEFHPHLQHGDLLDFHRKNRIAVSVYGPLTAITSDVESSVRTIYANLSKKYGVSDSIIALRWCIDQGLITITTSSKEERLQSYMNHLPAVKLTPREVNEIAKAGETKHFRRFWKNKFDPNDRS from the exons ATGAACTCGATCCTGTCCACCTTCACGCCCGATGCCTCGGGAACACCACCCAAGCAAACGGATTACATCCCCTGGTTGAAGCTCAACGATGGCAACAAGATTCCAATG CTCGCCTACGGCCTGGGTACGGCCAACTACAAATCTGGCGGCGCAAGCTTTGATGATAAAATCGTCGATTACACAGTCCAGGCCATCAAAGTCGGATACCGTCATCTTGATGGCGCGGAAG TCTACGGAAACGAAgaggagctcggcgcggctatcaagaaggccggcgTACCCAGAGAGAAGCTGTTCGTCACCACTAAGATCAGCGGAACCAAGAAGCAGGATACCGAAGAATCCTTCAAGCGTTCTTTGGAGAAACTCGGTCTTGAGTACGTGGATCTCTATCTCATCCATGcacccttcttcgccgactcggacgaggagctccaGCAGAAATGGGCAGAtctcgaggccatcaaggagtCCGGCCGGGCCAAGTCCATCGGCGTCAGCAACTTCCTCCAACCCcacctcgaggccatcttgaagacggccaagatcCCTCCTGCCATCAACCAGATCGAGTTTCACCCTCATCTGCAGCACGGCGACCTGCTGGATTTCCACCGCAAGAACAGGATTGCCGTCTCTGTCTATGGCCCCCTGACCGCCATCACTTCCGACGTCGAATCTTCCGTCAGGACCATCTATGCCAACTTGTCCAAGAAGTATGGCGTGAGCGATTCCATCATCGCACTTCGATGGTGCATCGACCAAGGTCTgatcaccatcaccacctcTTCCAAGGAAGAAAGGCTCCAGAGTTATATGAATCACCTGCCCGCCGTTAAGCTCACGCCACGGGAGGTGAATGAGATTGCAAAGGCTGGCGAGACCAAGCATTTCCGTCGGTTCTGGAAGAATAAGTTCGACCCCAACGATAGGAGCTGA
- a CDS encoding Putative DNA repair protein XRCC4: MAPANVLRFPRSDSEGDFVVIQVTPTRSNALDVKLVGTDGVEPYAVSLRQDKVAALRVKNSPCTENEWVSILTAVLRQEPTNDIEVLADVENETILTLTIRKRGKEFTQRLGSIELNHSPRELIELFDWCGLSAQTANEAKEALASAAARATQLEESVRELKAQLDELMAAKEADESELLEKFRDLLNEKKVKIRQQQKLLASASVDPAKLAQVQSSLQAAGKGHAAAKSRPAKRKAAPAPGNDDSSSDEGFEKMDVDLAMEPASGGSDQEHDTTEDEEETASEDDEENNQTAPTSVEQPKSHGHGASQSKEKAPAAKKEAPPVKRELPFARKKPAPKLSPPPAGSETESDDEL, encoded by the exons ATGGCACCCGCCAATGTTCTACGGTTTCCCCGGTCAGACAGTGAAGGCGACTTTGTCGTCATCCAAGTGACGCCCACTCGGTCGAATGCATTGGATGTGAAGTTGGTGGGAACTGATGGCGTGGAGCCGTATGCTGTTTCCT TGCGTCAAGATAAAGTCGCGGCGCTCCGAGTCAAGAACAGTCCCTGCACAGAGAACGAATGGGTCTCTATCCTCACCGCCGTGCTGCGACAGGAGCCAACCAACGACATTGAGGTGCTCGCCGATGTCGAAAATGAAACGATACTCACTTTGACTATTcggaaaagggggaaggAGTTCACG CAACGTCTCGGTTCCATCGAGTTAAACCACAGCCCACGCGAGCTGATTGAGCTATTTGACTGGTGTGGCCTATCGGCGCAGACAGCCAATGAGGCCAAGGAGGCTCTAGCTTCTGCGGCTGCCAGAGCAACCCAGCTTGAAGAATCCGTGCGCGAGCTCAAAGCACAGCTGGACGAGCTAatggcggccaaggaggccgacgagTCGGAACTGCTAGAGAAATTCCGCGACCTATTgaacgagaagaaggtcaagaTCAGACAGCAACAGAAACTTTTGGCGTCTGCATCCGTCGACCCCGCCAAACTAGCGCAGGTACAGAGCTCTCTCCAGGCCGCAGGTAAAGGCCATGCGGCGGCCAAGTCTAGGCCGGCCAAGAGGAAGGCTGCCCCCGCACCCGGCAATGACGATAGCTCTTCTGATGAAGGCttcgagaagatggacgTCGATCTTGCCATGGAACCAGCTTCTGGAGGATCAGACCAAGAGCACGATAcgaccgaggacgaggaggagacggcaagtgaggacgatgaggaaaATAACCAGACAGCGCCAACGTCTGTCGAGCAGCCAAAGTCTCATGGTCATGGGGCTTCACAGTCTAAGGAAAAGGCACCTGCCGCAAAGAAGGAGGCCCCTCCTGTGAAGAGAGAGCTACCTTTTGCTAGAAAGAAGCCAGCTCCGAAGTTATCACCTCCGCCCGCTGGCAGCGAGACTGAGTCTGATGACGAGCTTTGA
- a CDS encoding Putative GTPase activating protein complex, subunit Bfa1/Byr4 has product METLRLKPRQPVAEPDIEDWDDDDFQIDNDDLTFRTTSTTANLPPSRRDSASSHVSLRSDLESILDEETHVHVPGDDEKSTLDAIAAATQAGIPIPKNVPSSALMGGTIKRLGGRKIKKIMQDDWEDDLVLPESSQGLRIKPQDGSKFPDMLRQVSGGSNHTSPTKPMKTPPAVSLLDRRESTESTTSTLSGTLNLEKFRDNDDDDDFFGDGSETIKVSKIRSLKHISLITPPTPQKNDKTLDDDFENDFELPSDGKLKLSTRKDIPKTPLSHAEDLDWGEGSLGTRFGGTRRDGFSNRSSSVSAMSPSVSSSFTVESEDETFDGLVLPSGPVNFEERLSRRKLSRSPVRAAEEEPPNLKTPQPRNEPEPEDMFDGLDVGDGDVFSSGKLTLHRNIRVNANRPPSPVRPKTAISLTFSSKTTPSRLPRPSHERHERTLSALEPVSESGGPIFARSRRSQSRMGHASQSSVTSIHSMPTPTTPSPVSLLPSTPRRRELGPRTSTTSLRNEPTTTSSQLLRFKRSLPAMKASHSPAKPISSRFERPPSRTDLNRPSSVMRPKTPTERSRPAVESHAAQQRRPFLPAGASQSQSQHVTAKTSRTFRRHDSENSLDLRPTSRAFSRSTMRSPSPKRLNRHSDHITHDGLSFRTLTKPHRTRNFGDGHELDAFDDLPTSAQSEAKFVRQPMKAPLRNKLYQNVLPDRTNTPSPAPYSPAKADYTPHFARDTQASRIARETSLAQRAPSGPLAPLTLSRVSQLSSRNNFNPGLPQATVRSKKKRNPPQLKPHLISNMNKDKTPQHLQGMFYNPDTFCWEGNENVLNAFDPPASSPATASVPHPVRDKEASTPRPALITNISHTKGVQVVKGMVFDPQNMCWLKMGPQTNPKSEIPDPMDDFNALDDDEDVFKDIPDLDDNPGDPKEPGRVSEVQDEWLVGEEFDVGPEFVRRQREEEDRWRRKCEKWLDVGNRDRDAWRWAIRDILLLQRAAQ; this is encoded by the exons ATGGAGACTTTACGCCTCAAGCCTCGCCAGCCAGTGGCCGAACCCGATATTGAGGACTGGGACGATGACGACTTCCAgatcgacaacgacgatCTCACGTTTCGCACAACATCCACCACCGCGAACCTTCCTCCTTCGCGACGCGACTCCGCGTCGTCGCATGTTTCTCTCCGCTCCGATCTTGAATCcatcctggacgaggagacaCATGTGCACGTcccaggcgacgacgagaagtCAACCCTGGACGCTATCGCCGCTGCCACACAGGCCGGCATTCCGATACCCAAGAATGTACCATCCTCCGCTCTCATGGGCGGCACTATCAAACGACTAGGTGGAAGGAAGATAAAGAAGATTATGCAGGACGACTGGGAGGATGATCTGGTGCTGCCAGAATCGAGCCAGGGCCTCCGCATCAAGCCCCAGGACGGTTCCAAGTTCCCTGATATGCTCCGGCAGGTCAGTGGTGGCTCCAACCATACCAGTCCGACGAAGCCCATGAAGACACCTCCAGCAGTGTCATTGCTAGACCGAAGAGAATCGACTGAGTCAACGACAAGTACGCTGTCAGGGACTCTGAATTTGGAAAAGTTCCGCGATaacgatgacgatgacgacttCTTCGGCGATGGTTCCGAAACCATCAAAGTCTCTAAGATTCGGTCACTGAAGCACATTTCACTCATCACCCCTCCAACGCCTCAGAAGAACGACAAGACGCTGGACGACGATTTTGAGAATGATTTCGAGTTGCCCTCGGACGGCAAACTGAAGCTCTCGACCAGAAAAGACATTCCAAAAACGCCTTTGTCGCATGCGGAAGACCTGGATTGGGGCGAGGGCAGCCTCGGAACGCGATTCGGAGGCACTCGCAGGGACGGGTTTTCTAACAGAAGCTCTTCAGTCTCGGCCATGAGCCCCAGTGTGTCAAGCTCGTTCACCGTTGAGAGCGAGGATGAGACGTTCGATGGTCTTGTACTCCCGAGCGGCCCGGTCAATTTCGAGGAGAGACTAAGCCGGAGAAAGCTGAGCCGCTCCCCTGTACGTGCTGCAGAGGAAGAGCCGCCAAACCTCAAGACTCCTCAACCGAGGAATGAGCCAGAGCCCGAGGACATGTTCGACGGTcttgatgtcggcgacggcgatgtcTTCAGTTCCGGTAAACTCACTCTCCACCGCAACATTCGCGTCAATGCGAACCGGCCGCCCAGCCCAGTACGGCCCAAAACGGCGATTTCCTTGACGTTCTCCAGTAAGACTACACCGTCACGATTGCCACGGCCCAGTCATGAGCGCCATGAGCGCACCCTTTCTGCGCTGGAGCCTGTGTCTGAGAGTGGTGGCCCTATTTTCGCTCGCTCGCGGAGATCCCAGTCTCGCATGGGCCACGCATCGCAGTCGTCTGTTACGAGCATTCACAGCATGCCGACGCCCACGACGCCTTCTCCGGTATCTCTACTtccctcgacgccgcgaaGGAGAGAGCTTGGCCCTCGAACTTCAACCACGTCGCTGCGAAATGagcccaccaccaccagctcGCAATTGTTGAGATTTAAGCGATCTCTGCCTGCCATGAAGGCATCTCATTCACCTGCCAAACCCATCTCATCCCGCTTCGAACGACCGCCTTCCAGAACAGACCTGAAccgcccgtcgtcggtgaTGCGGCCGAAAACACCAACCGAGAGAAGTCGACCCGCTGTGGAAAGCCATGCTGCCCAGCAACGACGCCCCTTCCTCCCTGCTGGGGCCTCACAATCCCAGTCGCAACACGTGACCGCGAAAACTTCTCGCACCTTTCGACGCCATGATTCCGAGAACTCCCTCGACTTGCGGCCGACGTCTAGGGCTTTttcgaggtcgacgatgcgTTCGCCGAGCCCGAAGAGGCTCAATCGCCATTCGGACCACATCACTCACGACGGCCTCTCCTTCCGCACGCTCACCAAGCCACACCGAACCCGAAATTTCGGCGACGGGCACGAATTGGATGCATTCGACGATCTGCCTACGTCGGCGCAGTCCGAGGCAAAATTCGTTCGGCAACCCATGAAAGCACCGTTGCGCAACAAGCTCTACCAAAACGTGCTTCCCGATCGGACCAACACGCCCTCCCCGGCACCTTACTCCCCTGCGAAGGCTGATTACACGCCCCATTTCGCCCGTGATACCCAGGCTAGCCGAATTGCCCGGGAGACCTCGCTTGCTCAACGAGCTCCATCAGGCCCACTGGCGCCTCTTACCTTGTCGCGCGTCTCCCAGCTGTCGTCCAGGAACAATTTCAACCCCGGACTGCCACAGGCTACCGTCCGatcgaagaagaagaggaaccCTCCTCAATTGAAGCCTCATCTTATATCGAACATGAACAAGGACAAGACTCCGCAAC ATCTTCAGGGCATGTTTTACAACCCCGATACCTTCTGTTGGGAAGGCAACGAAAATGTCTTGAACGCGTTCGACCCACCCGCGTCGTCCCCAGCGACAGCATCCGTGCCGCACCCGGTGCGCGACAAAGAAGCCTCGACACCTCGGCCAGCCTTAATCACGAACATAAGCCATACAAAGGGTGTCCAGGTTGTCAAAGGCATGGTTTTCGACCCGCAGAACATGTGCTGGCTCAAGATGGGTCCTCAGACAAACCCCAAGTCCGAGATTCCCGATCCTATGGATGACTTCAACGCTTtagatgatgacgaggatgtctTCAAGGATATACCGGACCTTGACGACAACCCAGGCGACCCTAAGGAGCCGGGCCGCGTCAGCGAAGTCCAGGACGAAtggctcgtcggcgaagaaTTCGACGTCGGGCCGGAGTTCGTACGAAGGCAgcgcgaagaagaagacaggTGGCGAAGGAAATGCGAAAAGTGGCTCGACGTCGGAAACCGAGATCGCGACGCCTGGCGTTGGGCCATCCGCGACATCCTGCTTCTTCAGAGGGCTGCCCAGTAG